A stretch of DNA from Mycolicibacterium celeriflavum:
CCGCAGAGGCCGTCGGCGGCCGCCCTCACGGCGACGATCACCGCGGCCTGGCGCGGCGGCGGCAACGCAGACCACGCGGTGTCGTAGGTGCCCGGCCCCGCCGAATCCGTGGACTGCAGCATGCCGAGGTACGGCTCGATCTGCGCCTTCGGGTCACCACCCCGCTCGTCCATCCACTGTCTGGCCGTCATGCAGGCCTTGGAGTATTCCTCCTCGGTCGAGTCGGCGGGAGCGCCCACCGCCGTGGTGACACCGCCAGGAG
This window harbors:
- the lpqV gene encoding lipoprotein LpqV, yielding MRRHSGHLVAAVAMAGVIAACSSGAETTPDEPSSPTTTESSSETPTAAPGSVAVSPGGVTTAVGAPADSTEEEYSKACMTARQWMDERGGDPKAQIEPYLGMLQSTDSAGPGTYDTAWSALPPPRQAAVIVAVRAAADGLCG